Proteins from a genomic interval of Nasonia vitripennis strain AsymCx chromosome 3, Nvit_psr_1.1, whole genome shotgun sequence:
- the LOC100121921 gene encoding rho guanine nucleotide exchange factor 28 isoform X5, which produces MEKRREGLAPFSSDECPNSGEDSDEDVITDYLGSAQSECSRVSVVNGDHLPEQQHQSDAAVAGNYTKDSTGHHQQQHHHHPTIVMSDTPEEQQQHGAGHPTATSPLVPIISVTPHSPGLAAKHYPVLEEPLRHLHEIHDKINQMRDLTLALASRTQPGEHLQRFSTSCPSLCPIISIDGIVQSSSSAVGGHHHHHHHHQQQHSSQEQDGSDPDLLTNCSTNSSPTHFPGTIMVGGAAGHACSQILQGIDRRRSWTDLEDSRQHRRGSDQNHLQAQNIRQRSISLSSLDSDMDLELDGKSRARDTSNKTRTSVSQSSTHSLNEADFVHQNEFKKVVVKRGGQRLGENVSLMPGVTGSRLPLQKSVSTPSIVIPPGQTHLTETGARVAPSLSTRHERHEKGSGSETETDDLHIPHGHEFHEDLMREGAPNNQASLDELLTDTAYDDRHSEKTKRKRGSLFSRKKKDKSGKKPAQQHQWAAINVSSQGNNSCDFCMKSFASKPTLHCENCGAIIHQACKDHYQAECTKSKPSSKSSFKSLSSVSISSTSSIVKRGSTASLPLPASIGTGSQTINEERDGDGGSHRDISSGLEEFDFDDTHQFSLDEFDGQRPELGLGREEPDSWSAWIGRKVALRLVDNNEREVKRQEHIYEFILTEKHHCLVLLAMQRIFVEGLQRHFNLNSSVLDRMFPKLQNLMDIHFDFLAKLRHRQAENAVVTTIADILIDQFSGENSYNMKNAYGEFCSRHRDAVDVYKQQQQMDTRFARFVRHCQNNPLLKKKGIPECILFVTQRLTKYPLLVEPLIKTGVTTEETDNLRKALSLVKEILGEVDACVADKERTDRKLDIYHKIDAKSYAYYRGKKFKKSDILASNRNLKFEGTAWLLQGRSKTVPVVVVCLTDVLFFLAGEQKYAFFVPDNKAGVVSLQKLLVREKAGNESRGIYLISSNPSEPEMFELKVKDPRDKHLWVKAIRAAVESCPQEPDSENCNFTENNMVNEMRDARSLSLSKMSPEEKLRQAKETHLQNIIDELKKKDEEQASLFEQKMYLHMRLHDAISMRGSNENDVDKIDKDYKEVPDYLRYIGGEGINLTKMYQEAREAVQEAMRLVNSLSYGAGGGTLSRSLSSAGERHSDAYVPPSLAVPRRAETFAGFDHNKERYPWRDSVALNNMAPPMPKNEEVNTVEQVEGKEEDELDAYRDQREVAVRISHYVDTLLFIISNQLTTIENLQSQLAGFKDGSVGGKSNNRPNPNRQLEELRNLQDKLSRERAEFRASSQQERAQLEEERAELNKLRSQLSADQRDLDKQRDQLYRKLEALTRQGVSLTTGAPVPVVTHGTGDANQSSSSSSSSTSRKKSQTDEKGMIPQNLFSATNQQKVQQLPVKQQLPLKLASGSNNTNSRSGSIVSNNSPDRHSRTGSSPAIVTSSSALSSPELGTSSNHHNNGSSALSHFSMSNRSLRYTRIPEPYPRKHHVQQQQQQQQQQQQQQQPQRAEPQQPLEEEVLFL; this is translated from the exons ACGAATGTCCGAACAGCGGGGAGGACAGCGACGAGGATGTAATAACAGACTACCTGGGCTCCGCGCAATCGGAGTGTTCACGCGTGTCTGTCGTTAACGGGGATCACCTCCccgagcagcagcatcagTCCGACGCAGCAGTCGCCGGCAATTATACCAAAGACAGCACCGGTCATCATCAGCAGCAACATCACCACCATCCAACGATCGTCATGTCCGACACGCCGGAAGAGCAACAGCAGCACGGAGCTGGACACCCGACGGCGACCAGTCCCCTGGTGCCCATCATCAGCGTCACCCCTCACTCGCCTGGACTCGCCGCCAAGCATTACCCCGTTCTCG AGGAACCTCTGCGTCATCTGCACGAGATCCACGACAAGATCAACCAGATGCGCGACCTGACGCTGGCCCTGGCGAGCCGTACACAGCCGGGCGAGCACCTGCAGCGTTTCAGCACCTCCTGTCCGTCCCTCTGCCCGATCATCTCGATCGACGGCATCGtccagtcgtcgtcgtcggccgTCGGAGGCcaccaccatcaccaccaccatcaccagcagcagcacagcagTCAGGAGCAGGATGGCTCGGACCCGGACCTCCTGACCAACTGCTCGACCAACAGCTCGCCTACGCACTTTCCCGGCACCATCATGGTTGGCGGCGCTGCTGGACACGCCTGCAGCCAGATCCTCCAGGGAATCGACAGGCGGCGCAGCTGGACCGACCTCGAGGACTCCAGGCAGCATCGGCGGGGCTCCGATCAGAATCACCTGCAGGCCCAGAACATC CGGCAGCGAAGTATCAGCTTGAGCAGTCTCGATAGTGACATGGACCTGGAGTTGGATGGCAAATCTCGCGCCAGAGATACGAGCAACAAAACccgcacttccgtgtcgcagTCCAGTACGCATTCGCTGAACGAAGCCGACTTTGTCCATCAG AACGAGTTCAAGAAAGTGGTGGTCAAGCGTGGAGGTCAGAGGCTAGGGGAGAACGTCAGCTTGATGCCCGGGGTGACCGGATCGCGATTGCCGCTCCAGAAGTCCGTTTCGACACCATCCATTGTCATACCGCCGGGCCAGACTCACCTCACGGAAACTGGGGCGCGcgtcgctccctctctctccac TCGGCATGAAAGACACGAAAAGGGTAGTGGAAGTGAGACAGAGACGGACGATCTTCACATCCCTCATGGTCATGAATTTCACGAGGACTTGATGAGAGAGGGCGCGCCGAATAACCAAGCTTCCCTCGACGAACTCTTGACCGA CACAGCATATGACGATCGACATTCggagaaaacaaaaagaaaacgaggttcattattttcaagaaAGAAGAAG GATAAAAGTGGGAAGAAGCCAGCGCAACAACATCAATGGGCAGCTATAAACGTATCGTCACAGGGAAACAACAGTTGTGATTTTTGTATGAAGTCTTTTGCTAGTAAACCGACTTTACACTGCGAAA ATTGCGGCGCCATAATTCACCAGGCGTGCAAAGACCATTACCAAGCAGAATGCACGAAATCGAAGCCCTCAAGCAAATCTTCGTTCAAATCACTGTCGAGCGTCTCGATATCGTCGACGAGCAGCATCGTGAAGCGTGGCTCCACGGCTTCGCTGCCGCTGCCAGCGTCGATCGGTACCGGAAG TCAAACTATCAATGAGGAGAGAGACGGAGATGGAGGCTCTCATCGCGATATTTCCAG CGGCTTGGAGGAGTTCGACTTCGACGATACGCACCAGTTCAGCCTGGACGAGTTCGACGGTCAGCGTCCGGAGCTGGGCCTGGGTCGGGAGGAGCCGGACTCTTGGAGCGCCTGGATCGGTCGTAAGGTCGCTCTGCGACTCGTCGACAACAACGAGCGCGAAGTCAAGCGGCAGGAGCACATCTACGAGTTCATCCTCACCGAGAAGCACCACTGCCTCGTGCTGCTGGCCATGCAGCGGATCTTCGTCGAGGGCCTGCAGCGTCATTTCAATCTTAACTCCTCGGTCCTCGACCGCATGTTCCCCAAGCTCCAGAACCTCATGGACATCCACTTTGACTTCTTGGCCAAGCTCAGGCATCGCCAGGCCGAGAACGCGGTTGTCACCACCATCGCCGACATACTGATAGACCAGTTTTCCGGCGAGAACTCCTACAATATGAAGAATGCCTACGGCGAGTTCTGCAGTCGGCACAGGGACGCGGTCGACGTCtacaagcagcagcagcagatggACACGAGGTTCGCCAGATTCGTCAGGCACTGTCAGAACAACCCGTTGCTCAAAAAGAAGGGCATCCCCGAGTGCATACTCTTCGTCACCCAGAGGCTGACCAAGTATCCGCTGCTGGTCGAGCCGCTGATCAAGACCGGGGTGACCACCGAGGAGACTGACAATCTGCGTAAAGCCCTGAGTCTCGTTAAGGAGATACTCGGCGAAGTCGATGCCTGCGTCGCCGACAAAGAGCGGACGGACAGGAAACTGGATATTTATCACAA aatCGATGCAAAGTCGTACGCTTACTATCGCGGTAAAAAGTTCAAAAAGTCCGATATCTTGGCGTCGAATCGCAACCTCAAATTTGAAGGCACAGCCTGGCTGCTCCAGGGACGAAGCAAGACGGTACCTGTAGTGGTGGTCTGCCTTACTGACGTGCTTTTCTTCCTGGCTGGCGAACAGAAGTATGCGTTCTTCGTGCCTGACAATAAAGCGGGCGTCGTTTCGCTGCAGAAGCTGCTAGTACGCGAGAAGGCCGGCAACGAATCGCGCGGCATCTATCTCATCAGCAGCAATCCCAGCGAGCCCGAAATGTTCGAGCTCAAG GTCAAGGATCCGCGAGACAAGCATCTGTGGGTCAAAGCGATCAGAGCAGCGGTCGAATCGTGCCCGCAAGAGCCCGACAGTGAAAACTGTAATTTTACCGAGAACAATATGGTTAACGAGATGCGGGATGCGCGCTCGCTGTCTCTGTCGAAGATGTCCCCCGAGGAGAAACTTAGACAAGCCAAAGAAACACATTTGCAGAATATAATTG ATGAACTTaagaagaaagatgaggagcAAGCATCGCTGTTCGAACAGAAGATGTATTTACATATGAGATTACACGACGCGATAAGTATGCGCGGTAGTAACGAAAACGACGTGGATAAAATAGACAAAGATTACAAGGAAGTACCTGACTATTTAAGGTACATCGGAGGTGAAGGAATCAATTTGACAAAGATGTACCAAgag GCGCGCGAAGCTGTTCAGGAGGCAATGCGATTGGTCAATTCCTTGTCTTATGGCGCAGGCGGTGGAACTTTGTCAAGAAGTTTAAGTTCAGCAGGTGAAAGACACAGCGATGCTTACGTGCCACCGTcgctcgctgttcccaggagAGCAGAGACCTTTGCTGGCTTTGATCACAACAAA GAACGCTATCCGTGGCGAGATTCAGTTGCATTGAATAACATGGCACCGCCTATGCCGAAAAACGAAGAGGTGAACACCGTTGAACAGGTGGAGGGCAAAGAAGAGGATGAGCTTGACGCCTATAGAGACCAGCGTGAGGTCGCTGTCAGAATTTCCCATTACGTGGATACGCTGCTTTTTATCATCAGTAATCAGTTGACAACAATCGAGAACTTGCAATCTCAATTAG CAGGTTTCAAAGACGGTAGCGTAGGTGGCAAATCGAATAATCGCCCCAACCCGAATCGTCAACTCGAAGAGCTTCGCAATCTACAGGACAAACTGAGTCGCGAGCGAGCTGAATTTCGCGCATCCTCGCAGCAAGAGCGTGCCCAGCTCGAGGAGGAGCGAGCTGAGCTCAACAAGCTACGTAGTCAGCTGTCAGCGGATCAACGTGACCTCGACAAGCAGCGCGATCAGCTGTATCGCAAACTGGAGGCGCTGACGCGTCAAGGAGTGTCGCTAACCACGGGTGCACCAGTGCCTGTGGTGACGCACGGAACTGGTGACGCTAATCAGAGCTCGTcttcatcatcgtcgtcgacATCGCGGAAAAAGTCGCAAACTGACGAGAAGGGCATGATTCCACAAAATCTATTCAGTGCCACAAACCAGCAGAAGGTGCAACAACTGCCCGTAAAGCAGCAACTGCCGCTTAAACTGGCCAGTGGTAGTAATAATACCAACTCCAG GAGCGGAAGCATAGTAAGCAACAACAGTCCGGACCGTCACTCGCGGACGGGTAGCAGTCCAGCGATAGTAACGAGCTCTTCGGCCCTATCATCTCCTGAACTTGGCACTAGCAGCAATCACCACAATAACGGTTCTAGCGCTCTAAGCCACTTCTCGATGTCGAATCGCTCATTGCGCTATACGCGTATACCCGAGCCTTATCCTCGCAAACATCACgtacaacaacagcagcagcagcagcagcaacagcagcagcaacagcagccaCAGCGAGCCGAACCGCAGCAACCGCTTGAGGAAGAGGTACTGTTTTTGTGA
- the LOC100121921 gene encoding rho guanine nucleotide exchange factor 28 isoform X2: MEKRREGLAPFSSDECPNSGEDSDEDVITDYLGSAQSECSRVSVVNGDHLPEQQHQSDAAVAGNYTKDSTGHHQQQHHHHPTIVMSDTPEEQQQHGAGHPTATSPLVPIISVTPHSPGLAAKHYPVLEEPLRHLHEIHDKINQMRDLTLALASRTQPGEHLQRFSTSCPSLCPIISIDGIVQSSSSAVGGHHHHHHHHQQQHSSQEQDGSDPDLLTNCSTNSSPTHFPGTIMVGGAAGHACSQILQGIDRRRSWTDLEDSRQHRRGSDQNHLQAQNIRQRSISLSSLDSDMDLELDGKSRARDTSNKTRTSVSQSSTHSLNEADFVHQNEFKKVVVKRGGQRLGENVSLMPGVTGSRLPLQKSVSTPSIVIPPGQTHLTETGARVAPSLSTRHERHEKGSGSETETDDLHIPHGHEFHEDLMREGAPNNQASLDELLTDTAYDDRHSEKTKRKRGSLFSRKKKDKSGKKPAQQHQWAAINVSSQGNNSCDFCMKSFASKPTLHCENCGAIIHQACKDHYQAECTKSKPSSKSSFKSLSSVSISSTSSIVKRGSTASLPLPASIGTGRDNNNKKAVTSYSPWRRVATKLGVNQTINEERDGDGGSHRDISSGLEEFDFDDTHQFSLDEFDGQRPELGLGREEPDSWSAWIGRKVALRLVDNNEREVKRQEHIYEFILTEKHHCLVLLAMQRIFVEGLQRHFNLNSSVLDRMFPKLQNLMDIHFDFLAKLRHRQAENAVVTTIADILIDQFSGENSYNMKNAYGEFCSRHRDAVDVYKQQQQMDTRFARFVRHCQNNPLLKKKGIPECILFVTQRLTKYPLLVEPLIKTGVTTEETDNLRKALSLVKEILGEVDACVADKERTDRKLDIYHKIDAKSYAYYRGKKFKKSDILASNRNLKFEGTAWLLQGRSKTVPVVVVCLTDVLFFLAGEQKYAFFVPDNKAGVVSLQKLLVREKAGNESRGIYLISSNPSEPEMFELKVKDPRDKHLWVKAIRAAVESCPQEPDSENCNFTENNMVNEMRDARSLSLSKMSPEEKLRQAKETHLQNIIDELKKKDEEQASLFEQKMYLHMRLHDAISMRGSNENDVDKIDKDYKEVPDYLRYIGGEGINLTKMYQEAREAVQEAMRLVNSLSYGAGGGTLSRSLSSAGERHSDAYVPPSLAVPRRAETFAGFDHNKERYPWRDSVALNNMAPPMPKNEEVNTVEQVEGKEEDELDAYRDQREVAVRISHYVDTLLFIISNQLTTIENLQSQLAGFKDGSVGGKSNNRPNPNRQLEELRNLQDKLSRERAEFRASSQQERAQLEEERAELNKLRSQLSADQRDLDKQRDQLYRKLEALTRQGVSLTTGAPVPVVTHGTGDANQSSSSSSSSTSRKKSQTDEKGMIPQNLFSATNQQKVQQLPVKQQLPLKLASGSNNTNSRSGSIVSNNSPDRHSRTGSSPAIVTSSSALSSPELGTSSNHHNNGSSALSHFSMSNRSLRYTRIPEPYPRKHHVQQQQQQQQQQQQQQQPQRAEPQQPLEEEVLFL; this comes from the exons ACGAATGTCCGAACAGCGGGGAGGACAGCGACGAGGATGTAATAACAGACTACCTGGGCTCCGCGCAATCGGAGTGTTCACGCGTGTCTGTCGTTAACGGGGATCACCTCCccgagcagcagcatcagTCCGACGCAGCAGTCGCCGGCAATTATACCAAAGACAGCACCGGTCATCATCAGCAGCAACATCACCACCATCCAACGATCGTCATGTCCGACACGCCGGAAGAGCAACAGCAGCACGGAGCTGGACACCCGACGGCGACCAGTCCCCTGGTGCCCATCATCAGCGTCACCCCTCACTCGCCTGGACTCGCCGCCAAGCATTACCCCGTTCTCG AGGAACCTCTGCGTCATCTGCACGAGATCCACGACAAGATCAACCAGATGCGCGACCTGACGCTGGCCCTGGCGAGCCGTACACAGCCGGGCGAGCACCTGCAGCGTTTCAGCACCTCCTGTCCGTCCCTCTGCCCGATCATCTCGATCGACGGCATCGtccagtcgtcgtcgtcggccgTCGGAGGCcaccaccatcaccaccaccatcaccagcagcagcacagcagTCAGGAGCAGGATGGCTCGGACCCGGACCTCCTGACCAACTGCTCGACCAACAGCTCGCCTACGCACTTTCCCGGCACCATCATGGTTGGCGGCGCTGCTGGACACGCCTGCAGCCAGATCCTCCAGGGAATCGACAGGCGGCGCAGCTGGACCGACCTCGAGGACTCCAGGCAGCATCGGCGGGGCTCCGATCAGAATCACCTGCAGGCCCAGAACATC CGGCAGCGAAGTATCAGCTTGAGCAGTCTCGATAGTGACATGGACCTGGAGTTGGATGGCAAATCTCGCGCCAGAGATACGAGCAACAAAACccgcacttccgtgtcgcagTCCAGTACGCATTCGCTGAACGAAGCCGACTTTGTCCATCAG AACGAGTTCAAGAAAGTGGTGGTCAAGCGTGGAGGTCAGAGGCTAGGGGAGAACGTCAGCTTGATGCCCGGGGTGACCGGATCGCGATTGCCGCTCCAGAAGTCCGTTTCGACACCATCCATTGTCATACCGCCGGGCCAGACTCACCTCACGGAAACTGGGGCGCGcgtcgctccctctctctccac TCGGCATGAAAGACACGAAAAGGGTAGTGGAAGTGAGACAGAGACGGACGATCTTCACATCCCTCATGGTCATGAATTTCACGAGGACTTGATGAGAGAGGGCGCGCCGAATAACCAAGCTTCCCTCGACGAACTCTTGACCGA CACAGCATATGACGATCGACATTCggagaaaacaaaaagaaaacgaggttcattattttcaagaaAGAAGAAG GATAAAAGTGGGAAGAAGCCAGCGCAACAACATCAATGGGCAGCTATAAACGTATCGTCACAGGGAAACAACAGTTGTGATTTTTGTATGAAGTCTTTTGCTAGTAAACCGACTTTACACTGCGAAA ATTGCGGCGCCATAATTCACCAGGCGTGCAAAGACCATTACCAAGCAGAATGCACGAAATCGAAGCCCTCAAGCAAATCTTCGTTCAAATCACTGTCGAGCGTCTCGATATCGTCGACGAGCAGCATCGTGAAGCGTGGCTCCACGGCTTCGCTGCCGCTGCCAGCGTCGATCGGTACCGGAAG ggataataaCAACAAGAAAGCGGTGACAAGCTACAGCCCTTGGCGGCGAGTTGCCACCAAGCTCGGAGTCAA TCAAACTATCAATGAGGAGAGAGACGGAGATGGAGGCTCTCATCGCGATATTTCCAG CGGCTTGGAGGAGTTCGACTTCGACGATACGCACCAGTTCAGCCTGGACGAGTTCGACGGTCAGCGTCCGGAGCTGGGCCTGGGTCGGGAGGAGCCGGACTCTTGGAGCGCCTGGATCGGTCGTAAGGTCGCTCTGCGACTCGTCGACAACAACGAGCGCGAAGTCAAGCGGCAGGAGCACATCTACGAGTTCATCCTCACCGAGAAGCACCACTGCCTCGTGCTGCTGGCCATGCAGCGGATCTTCGTCGAGGGCCTGCAGCGTCATTTCAATCTTAACTCCTCGGTCCTCGACCGCATGTTCCCCAAGCTCCAGAACCTCATGGACATCCACTTTGACTTCTTGGCCAAGCTCAGGCATCGCCAGGCCGAGAACGCGGTTGTCACCACCATCGCCGACATACTGATAGACCAGTTTTCCGGCGAGAACTCCTACAATATGAAGAATGCCTACGGCGAGTTCTGCAGTCGGCACAGGGACGCGGTCGACGTCtacaagcagcagcagcagatggACACGAGGTTCGCCAGATTCGTCAGGCACTGTCAGAACAACCCGTTGCTCAAAAAGAAGGGCATCCCCGAGTGCATACTCTTCGTCACCCAGAGGCTGACCAAGTATCCGCTGCTGGTCGAGCCGCTGATCAAGACCGGGGTGACCACCGAGGAGACTGACAATCTGCGTAAAGCCCTGAGTCTCGTTAAGGAGATACTCGGCGAAGTCGATGCCTGCGTCGCCGACAAAGAGCGGACGGACAGGAAACTGGATATTTATCACAA aatCGATGCAAAGTCGTACGCTTACTATCGCGGTAAAAAGTTCAAAAAGTCCGATATCTTGGCGTCGAATCGCAACCTCAAATTTGAAGGCACAGCCTGGCTGCTCCAGGGACGAAGCAAGACGGTACCTGTAGTGGTGGTCTGCCTTACTGACGTGCTTTTCTTCCTGGCTGGCGAACAGAAGTATGCGTTCTTCGTGCCTGACAATAAAGCGGGCGTCGTTTCGCTGCAGAAGCTGCTAGTACGCGAGAAGGCCGGCAACGAATCGCGCGGCATCTATCTCATCAGCAGCAATCCCAGCGAGCCCGAAATGTTCGAGCTCAAG GTCAAGGATCCGCGAGACAAGCATCTGTGGGTCAAAGCGATCAGAGCAGCGGTCGAATCGTGCCCGCAAGAGCCCGACAGTGAAAACTGTAATTTTACCGAGAACAATATGGTTAACGAGATGCGGGATGCGCGCTCGCTGTCTCTGTCGAAGATGTCCCCCGAGGAGAAACTTAGACAAGCCAAAGAAACACATTTGCAGAATATAATTG ATGAACTTaagaagaaagatgaggagcAAGCATCGCTGTTCGAACAGAAGATGTATTTACATATGAGATTACACGACGCGATAAGTATGCGCGGTAGTAACGAAAACGACGTGGATAAAATAGACAAAGATTACAAGGAAGTACCTGACTATTTAAGGTACATCGGAGGTGAAGGAATCAATTTGACAAAGATGTACCAAgag GCGCGCGAAGCTGTTCAGGAGGCAATGCGATTGGTCAATTCCTTGTCTTATGGCGCAGGCGGTGGAACTTTGTCAAGAAGTTTAAGTTCAGCAGGTGAAAGACACAGCGATGCTTACGTGCCACCGTcgctcgctgttcccaggagAGCAGAGACCTTTGCTGGCTTTGATCACAACAAA GAACGCTATCCGTGGCGAGATTCAGTTGCATTGAATAACATGGCACCGCCTATGCCGAAAAACGAAGAGGTGAACACCGTTGAACAGGTGGAGGGCAAAGAAGAGGATGAGCTTGACGCCTATAGAGACCAGCGTGAGGTCGCTGTCAGAATTTCCCATTACGTGGATACGCTGCTTTTTATCATCAGTAATCAGTTGACAACAATCGAGAACTTGCAATCTCAATTAG CAGGTTTCAAAGACGGTAGCGTAGGTGGCAAATCGAATAATCGCCCCAACCCGAATCGTCAACTCGAAGAGCTTCGCAATCTACAGGACAAACTGAGTCGCGAGCGAGCTGAATTTCGCGCATCCTCGCAGCAAGAGCGTGCCCAGCTCGAGGAGGAGCGAGCTGAGCTCAACAAGCTACGTAGTCAGCTGTCAGCGGATCAACGTGACCTCGACAAGCAGCGCGATCAGCTGTATCGCAAACTGGAGGCGCTGACGCGTCAAGGAGTGTCGCTAACCACGGGTGCACCAGTGCCTGTGGTGACGCACGGAACTGGTGACGCTAATCAGAGCTCGTcttcatcatcgtcgtcgacATCGCGGAAAAAGTCGCAAACTGACGAGAAGGGCATGATTCCACAAAATCTATTCAGTGCCACAAACCAGCAGAAGGTGCAACAACTGCCCGTAAAGCAGCAACTGCCGCTTAAACTGGCCAGTGGTAGTAATAATACCAACTCCAG GAGCGGAAGCATAGTAAGCAACAACAGTCCGGACCGTCACTCGCGGACGGGTAGCAGTCCAGCGATAGTAACGAGCTCTTCGGCCCTATCATCTCCTGAACTTGGCACTAGCAGCAATCACCACAATAACGGTTCTAGCGCTCTAAGCCACTTCTCGATGTCGAATCGCTCATTGCGCTATACGCGTATACCCGAGCCTTATCCTCGCAAACATCACgtacaacaacagcagcagcagcagcagcaacagcagcagcaacagcagccaCAGCGAGCCGAACCGCAGCAACCGCTTGAGGAAGAGGTACTGTTTTTGTGA